In a single window of the Gossypium hirsutum isolate 1008001.06 chromosome D02, Gossypium_hirsutum_v2.1, whole genome shotgun sequence genome:
- the LOC107927665 gene encoding uncharacterized protein, with protein sequence MEIQHFSHHHPLVFIQAHSVASKAALCLGCQKPVEGWSYGCNQCEFYLHKGCAELELAPKIQHPFHPKHPLTLLPKSPYSSGISGCDLCGKNFEGFVYNCFDCEFDLHINCALLQSSIAANFPNSLHPHPLHFFQNYNKEVEPDCPGCQKPISGPFYHCSDCTYPIVFNLHKECAELPLEINHPCDRKHPLTLLPQPPTHPQKCSCSLCRIQWKGFVYSCSLCNFDLSLDDFLFSPPTITVASHEHPWMLVSRKMWFVCDFCGTDGDHSPYHCDTCVLFVHKNCISLPRHIMITRHRHTISLSYSFRQNQVEDWMCKIYYEEVDISYGHYRCPASRCRYIAHVLCATDKAIWDGTIMPEGYDKRSEEVVDEPWNLITDVVEQIRIGELMVASEIKHSYHDHNLRLTFSRKTKDDDSQCDGCTRPISTPFYSCDQCKFFLHKDCAKLPEEMPHPFHKHLLTLSNSHDEYGYSLCCACHRLYQGFSYRCYEGDCSFEIDIQCMLLSDTLKHPSHEHSLFFVHNSEGTSCSACFQRLYSWDVAYRCMRRCDFSLDVGCATLPLTAWYKYDRHPLTLTYSDDFEPSQLYCDLCEKEREPNRWFYYCADCDNSLHLNCAIGDLPYMKLGNKLKEYWHKHPFTVVKNIWNCPLCKVCGEVCNGQALECKESECNFTVHLNCL encoded by the coding sequence ATGGAAATTCAACATTTCAGCCATCACCATCCTTTGGTCTTCATCCAAGCTCACAGTGTTGCAAGCAAAGCAGCTCTTTGCCTTGGGTGTCAGAAACCCGTAGAGGGCTGGAGCTATGGCTGCAATCAATGTGAGTTTTATCTTCACAAGGGATGTGCTGAGTTAGAGTTAGCCCCCAAGATTCAGCATCCCTTCCACCCCAAACACCCTCTCACTCTTCTGCCAAAATCACCTTATTCTTCGGGCATAAGCGGGTGCGATCTGTGTGGTAAGAATTTTGAGGGATTTGTTTATAATTGTTTTGATTGTGAGTTCGATCTGCACATAAATTGTGCTTTGCTTCAATCATCCATTGCTGCAAATTTTCCTAATTCTTTGCACCCCCATCCTTTACACTTCTTTCAAAACTATAACAAGGAAGTCGAGCCTGATTGCCCCGGGTGTCAAAAACCAATATCTGGTCCATTTTACCACTGTTCAGATTGTACGTATCCTATAGTCTTTAACCTTCATAAAGAATGTGCTGAACTACCCCTTGAGATTAATCACCCCTGTGACCGTAAGCATCCTCTTACTCTCTTGCCACAACCGCCTACTCATCCCCAGAAATGTAGTTGCTCTTTGTGCAGAATCCAATGGAAGGGGTTTGTTTATTCCTGCTCTCTATGCAACTTTGATCTTTCACTTGATGATTTTCTTTTTTCACCACCAACAATCACAGTCGCAAGTCATGAACACCCGTGGATGCTTGTATCTAGAAAAATGTGGTTTGTTTGTGATTTTTGTGGCACTGACGGAGATCACTCCCCTTATCACTGTGATACCTGTGTACTTTTTGTCCACAAGAATTGCATTTCATTGCCACGCCACATCATGATAACACGACATCGTCACACGATTTCTCTTTCGTATTCTTTTCGACAAAATCAAGTTGAGGATTGGATGTGCAAAATTTATTACGAGGAAGTTGATATAAGCTATGGCCATTACCGTTGTCCTGCTTCTCGTTGCCGTTATATTGCTCATGTACTTTGTGCAACTGATAAAGCAATTTGGGATGGAACAATTATGCCGGAAGGCTATGATAAGAGGTCTGAGGAAGTGGTGGATGAACCTTGGAATTTGATTACTGATGTTGTTGAACAAATTCGTATTGGAGAGCTAATGGTAGCAAGTGAGATCAAGCATTCCTATCATGATCATAATTTAAGACTCACTTTTAGTAGGAAGACCAAAGATGATGATAGTCAGTGTGATGGGTGCACGAGACCTATATCAACTCCTTTTTATAGTTGTGACCAATGCAAGTTCTTTCTCCACAAAGATTGCGCTAAATTGCCTGAAGAAATGCCACACCCATTTCACAAGCATTTGCTTACTCTCTCAAACTCACACGATGAGTATGGTTATTCATTGTGCTGTGCTTGCCATCGTCTGTATCAAGGATTTAGCTACAGATGCTACGAAGGAGATTGCAGCTTCGAAATTGACATTCAATGTATGTTATTGTCGGACACCTTGAAGCACCCAAGTCATGAGCATTCACTCTTTTTTGTCCACAACAGCGAGGGAACGAGTTGCAGTGCTTGTTTCCAAAGACTATATTCGTGGGATGTTGCATATAGATGCATGAGGCGCTGTGATTTCAGTTTAGATGTAGGTTGTGCAACACTACCACTCACTGCTTGGTACAAGTATGACAGGCATCCTCTTACTTTGACTTATTCTGATGATTTTGAGCCTTCTCAACTTTACTGTGATCTCTGCGAGAAAGAAAGAGAGCCAAATCGTTGGTTTTACTACTGTGCTGATTGTGATAACTCTCTTCATCTCAATTGTGCTATTGGGGATCTCCCAtatatgaagcttgggaacaAATTGAAAGAATATTGGCATAAACATCCATTCACTGTTGTGAAAAACATCTGGAATTGCCCTCTATGTAAGGTATGTGGTGAGGTTTGCAATGGGCAGGCCCTAGAATGTAAAGAATCAGAATGCAATTTTACCGTCCACTTGAATTGCCTTTAG
- the LOC107927680 gene encoding uncharacterized protein yields MSGPIYRCLDCTSPRRFNLHKECAELTLEVNHPYDRKHPLTLLPQPPTHPQKCSCSLCIIQWKGFVYSCSLCNFDLSLDDFPFSPPTITVASHEHPWMLVSRKMWFVCDFCGTDGDHSPYHCDTCVLFVHKNCISLPRHIMITRHRHTISLSYYLRQNQVEDWMCKICYEEVDIRYGHYRCPASRCRYIAHVCCVTDKAIWDGTIMPEGYDERSEEVVDEPWNLITDVVEQIRIGELMVASEIKHSYHDHNLRLTFSGKTKDDDSQRDGCTRSISTPFYSCDQCKFFLHKDCAELPKEMPHPFHKHLLTLLNSRNDYGYLWCRACRRLYQGFSYRCYEGDCSFQIDIQCMLLSDTLKHPSHEHSLFLVHNEGTSCSACFKLRRCDFSLDVGCATLPLTFWYKYDRHPLTLTYSNDFEPSQLYCDL; encoded by the exons ATGTCTGGTCCAATTTACCGTTGCTTAGATTGCACAAGTCCTAGACGTTTTAACCTTCATAAGGAATGTGCTGAACTAACCCTTGAGGTTAATCACCCCTACGACCGTAAGCATCCTCTTACTCTCTTGCCACAACCGCCTACTCATCCCCAGAAATGTAGTTGCTCTTTGTGCATAATCCAATGGAAGGGGTTTGTTTATTCTTGCTCTCTATGCAACTTTGATCTTTCACTTGATGATTTTCCTTTTTCACCACCAACAATCACAGTCGCAAGTCATGAACACCCGTGGATGCTTGTATCTAGAAAAATGTGGTTTGTTTGTGATTTTTGTGGCACTGATGGAGATCACTCCCCTTATCACTGTGATACCTGTGTACTTTTTGTCCACAAGAATTGCATTTCATTACCACGCCACATCATGATAACACGACATCGTCACACGATTTCTCTTTCCTATTATCTTCGACAGAATCAAGTTGAGGATTGGATGTGCAAAATTTGTTACGAGGAAGTTGATATAAGGTATGGCCATTACCGTTGTCCTGCTTCTCGTTGCCGTTATATTGCTCATGTATGTTGTGTAACTGATAAAGCAATTTGGGATGGAACAATTATGCCGGAAGGCTATGATGAGAGGTCTGAGGAAGTGGTGGATGAACCTTGGAATTTGATTACTGATGTTGTTGAACAAATTCGTATTGGAGAGCTAATGGTAGCAAGTGAGATCAAGCATTCCTATCATGATCATAATTTAAGACTCACTTTTAGTGGGAAGACCAAAGATGATGATAGTCAGCGCGATGGGTGCACGAGATCTATATCAACTCCTTTTTATAGTTGTGACCAATGCAAGTTCTTTCTCCATAAAGATTGCGCTGAATTGCCTAAAGAAATGCCACACCCATTTCACAAGCATTTGCTTACTCTCTTAAACTCACGCAATGACTATGGTTATTTATGGTGTCGTGCTTGCCGTCGTCTGTATCAAGGATTTAGCTACAGATGCTACGAAGGAGATTGCAGCTTCCAAATTGACATTCAATGTATGTTATTGTCGGACACCTTGAAGCACCCAAGTCATGAGCATTCACTCTTTCTTGTCCACAACGAGGGAACGAGTTGCAGTGCTTGTTTCAAA CTGAGGCGCTGTGATTTCAGTTTAGATGTAGGTTGTGCAACACTACCACTGACGTTTTGGTACAAGTATGACAGGCATCCTCTTACTTTGACTTATTCTAATGATTTCGAGCCTTCTCAACTTTACTGCGATCTCTGA
- the LOC107927681 gene encoding uncharacterized protein produces MSQCLRVARKEMEIQHFSHHHPLVFIQDHSVAARCLGSEKPLAPQIQHPFHPKHPLTLLPKSPYPSVCDLCGKEFEGFVYTCYDCKFDLHINCALLQSSIAAKFPNSLHPHLLFFIQNPNKEVEPDCSVCQKPISGPFYHCSDCTYPFKLHKECAELELAPQIQHPLHPKHTLTLLPESPYGGANCCNLCGKKFQGFAYNCGACQFDLDINCALLQSSIAANFPNSLHPHPLFFIQNHNREVELDCSWC; encoded by the exons ATGTCACAGTGTCTGAGAGTTGCAAGGAAAGAGATGGAAATTCAACATTTCAGCCATCACCATCCTTTGGTCTTCATCCAAGATCACAGTGTTGCAGCTCGTTGCCTTGGGAGTGAGAAACCT TTAGCCCCCCAGATTCAGCATCCCTTCCACCCCAAACACCCTCTCACTCTTTTGCCAAAATCACCTTATCCTTCGGTGTGCGATTTGTGTGGTAAGGAATTTGAGGGATTTGTTTATACTTGCTATGATTGTAAGTTCGATCTGCACATCAATTGTGCTTTGCTTCAATCATCCATTGCTGCAAAATTTCCTAATTCTTTGCACCCCCATCTGTTGTTCTTCATTCAAAATCCTAACAAGGAAGTCGAGCCTGATTGCTCCGTGTGTCAAAAACCAATATCTGGTCCATTTTACCACTGTTCAGATTGCACTTATCCATTTAAGCTTCATAAGGAATGTGCTGAGTTAGAGTTAGCCCCCCAGATTCAGCATCCCCTCCACCCCAAACACACTCTCACTCTTTTGCCAGAATCACCTTATGGGGGCGCAAACTGTTGCAATTTGTGTGGTAAGAAGTTTCAGGGATTTGCTTATAATTGTGGTGCTTGTCAGTTCGATCTGGACATCAATTGTGCTTTGCTTCAATCATCTATTGCTGCAAATTTTCCTAATTCTTTGCACCCCCATCCATTGttcttcattcaaaatcataacAGGGAAGTCGAGCTTGATTGCTCCTGGTGTTAA
- the LOC107927755 gene encoding 26S proteasome non-ATPase regulatory subunit 1 homolog A has translation MAASAATMVSSAGGLLAMLNESHPQLKLHALTNLIGFVDQFWPEISTSVPIIESLYEDEEFGQHQRQLAALLVSKVFYYLGELNDSLSYALGAGPLFDVSEDSDHVHTLLAKAIDEYASFRSKAAESSDEAAKVDPRLEEIVERMLDKCIMDRKYQQAMGIAIECRRLDKLEEAITRSENVHAILAYCTHVSHSFVYRREYRREVLRLLVKVYQKLPSPDYLSTSQCLMFLDEPEGVANILEKLLRSENKEDALLAFQVAFDLVENEHQAFLLNVRDRLSAPKSLPSEPVQPGSTNPAPAENENSTASEDVQMTDGSSAITTNVHEADPKEVIYAERLMKVKGILSGETSIQLTLQFLYSHNKSDLLILKTIKQSVEMRNSVCHSATIYANAIMHAGTTVDTFLRDNLDWLSRATNWAKFSATAGLGVIHRGHLQQGRSLMAPYLPQGGAGGGGSPYSEGGALYALGLIHANHGEGIKQFLRDSLRNTNVEVIQHGACLGLGLAALGTADEEIYEDIKSVLYTDSAVAGEAAGISIGLLMVGTASEKASEMLAYAHETQHEKIIRGLALGIALTVYGREEEADTLIEQMTRDQDPIIRYGGMYALALAYRGTANNKAIRQLLHFAVSDVSDDVRRTAVLALGFVLYSEPEQTPRIVSLLSESYNPHVRYGAALAVGISCAGTGLSEAISLLEPLTSDVVDFVRQGALIAMAMVMIQINEASDSRVGTFRRQLEKIILDKHEDTMSKMGAILASGILDAGGRNVTIRLLSKTKHDKITAVVGLAVFSQFWYWYPLIYFVSLSFSPTAFIGLNYDLKVPRFEFLSHAKPSLFEYPKPTTVPTTTSAVKLPTAVLSTSAKAKARAKKEAEQKAKAEKSSGVESSSSASITGKGKSSSEKDGEAMQVDGPPEKKAEPEPSFEILTNPARVVPAQEKFIKFLEDSRYAPVKLAPSGFVLLRDLRPDEPEALSLTDAPALAASPAGGSAAGQQSSSSAMAVDDEPQPPQPFEFTS, from the exons ATGGCGGCATCAGCGGCGACGATGGTCAGCTCGGCTGGTGGCTTATTAGCGATGCTTAACGAGAGCCATCCTCAGTTGAAATTACATGCTCTCACTAATTTAATTGGGTTCGTTGATCAATTTTGGCCCGAGATCTCCACCAGCGTTCCTATAAT AGAAAGCTTATATGAAGATGAAGAATTTGGCCAGCATCAGAGACAACTTGCTGCGCTTCTTGTCTCAAAG GTGTTTTATTACTTGGGTGAACTCAATGATTCGTTGTCTTATGCTCTTGGAGCTGGCCCTCTTTTTGATGTTTCTGAGGATTCTGATCATGTGCATACTCTCCTTG CCAAGGCGATAGATGAGTATGCCAGCTTTCGGTCAAAGGCAGCTGAATCAAGTGATGAAGCTGCAAAGGTTGACCCTAGGTTGGAGGAGATTGTGGAGAGAATGCTGGATAA GTGTATTATGGATAGAAAATACCAACAAGCGATGGGAATTGCAATTGAGTGCCGGAGACTGGATAAACTTGAGGAAGCAATAACAAGGAGTGAAAATGTTCATGCAATCTTAGCATATTGCACTCATGTTTCTCATTCTTTTGTATATCGCCGAGAATATCGTCGTGAG GTGCTTCGGCTTCTTGTTAAAGTGTACCAAAAACTGCCTTCTCCTGATTATTTGAGCACTTCTCAGTGCCTAATGTTCTTGGATGAACCTGAAGGTGTTGCAAATATATTGGAGAAACTTCTCCGTTCTGAAAATAAGGAGGATGCTCTTTTGGCTTTCCAAGTTGCATTCGATCTTGTGGAGAATGAGCACCAGGCTTTTCTGTTAAATGTAAGAGATCGCCTTTCTGCTCCCAAATCTCTACCTTCAGAACCAGTACAGCCAGGATCCACCAACCCTGCTCCAgctgaaaatgaaaattctacTGCTTCAGAGGATGTTCAGATGACAGATGGGTCTTCTGCTATTACTACAAATGTTCATGAGGCAGATCCTAAGGAAGTTATTTATGCTGAGAGGCTGATGAAAGTCAAAGGAATTTTGTCTGGGGAGACCTCGATACAGTTGACTCTACAATTCTTGTACAGTCATAACAA ATCGGATCTATTAATTTTGAAGACAATAAAGCAGTCTGTTGAAATGAGGAATAGTGTTTGTCACAGCGCTACAATCTATGCTAATGCAATAATGCATGCTGGAACAACTGTGGATACATTCCTGAGGGACAATCTG GACTGGCTGAGTAGAGCTACCAATTGGGCTAAATTCAGTGCAACAGCTGGGCTTGGTGTTATTCACAGAGGACATCTGCAGCAAGGCAGGTCTCTAATGGCTCCATATTTGCCCCAGGGTGGGGCTGGAGGTGGTGGGAGTCCATATTCTGAAGGTGGGGCATTATATGCTTTGGGTCTCATTCATGCCAACCATGGTGAGGGCATTAAGCAATTCCTTCGTGATAGCCTACGCAACACTAATGTTGAG GTTATTCAACATGGTGCATGCCTAGGACTTGGTTTGGCAGCTCTAGGAACTGCTGATGAAGAAATCTATGAAGACATCAAAAGTGTGCTTTATACTGACAGTGCTGTTGCCGGTGAAGCTGCTGGCATCAGTATAGGTTTGCTCATGGTTGGAACTGCTAGCGAGAAGGCAAGCGAGATGCTTGCTTATGCACATGAGACACAGCATGAAAAAATTATCAG GGGTTTAGCATTAGGGATTGCTCTTACAGTATATGGAAGGGAAGAAGAAGCAGACACATTAATTGAGCAGATGACTCGGGATCAAGATCCTATTATCCGTTATGGTGGTATGTATGCATTAGCATTGGCCTATAGGGGAACTGCAAACAATAAGGCTATTCGTCAGCTGCTGCACTTTGCTGTATCAGATGTGAGTGATGATGTTAGGAGAACTGCTGTTTTAGCACTGGGGTTTGTCCTTTACTCAGAGCCAGAGCAG ACTCCTCGAATTGTCTCCTTACTGTCTGAGTCTTACAACCCTCATGTTCGATATGGTGCGGCACTTGCAGTGGGTATTTCATGTGCTGGCACTGGATTGAGTGAGGCCATATCATTGTTAGAACCCTTGACATCAGATGTTGTTGATTTTGTTCGCCAAGGTGCTCTTATTGCGATGGCTATGGTCATGATTCAGATCAATGAAGCAAGTGATTCTCGTGTCGGGACATTCAG GCGTCAACTTGAAAAAATTATACTGGATAAGCATGAAGACACAATGAGCAAGATGGGAGCAATCTTGGCCTCTGGGATCCTTGATGCTGGTGGAAGAAATGTAACCATAAGATTGCTTTCCAAGACAAAGCATGACAAAATCACTGCTGTCGTTGGTCTTGCTGTTTTTAGCCAGTTTTGGTATTGGTATCCCCTCATTTATTTTGTCAGCTTGTCATTTTCACCTACAGCCTTTATTGGACTGAACTACGACCTGAAAGTTCCAAGGTTCGAGTTCTTATCACATGCAAAACCTTCACTTTTCGAGTATCCAAAACCTACTACTGTTCCCACCACGACATCAGCAGTCAAACTTCCAACTGCTGTCCTGTCAACATCAGCAAAGGCTAAAGCTAGGGCTAAGAAAGAGGCGGAACAAAAGGCAAAAGCTGAGAAATCATCTGGGGTAGAGTCCTCATCTTCTGCTTCAATTACTGGGAAAGGGAAATCAAGCAGTGAGAAGGATGGGGAAGCTATGCAG GTTGATGGTCCTCCCGAGAAGAAAGCTGAGCCGGAGCCATCATTTGAGATTTTGACCAACCCAGCAAGAGTGGTTCCTGCTCAGGAGAAGTTCATTAAGTTTCTAGAAGACAGCCGATATGCGCCCGTGAAGTTGGCACCATCAGGGTTTGTTCTTCTTAGAGACCTGCGCCCTGATGAACCAGAGGCACTGTCCCTAACAGATGCGCCTGCATTAGCAGCATCTCCAGCAGGTGGATCAGCAGCAGGTCAACAGAGTTCCTCATCAGCTATGGCTGTTGATGATGAACCTCAGCCCCCTCAGCCTTTTGAGTTCACATCCTGA